A region of the Dioscorea cayenensis subsp. rotundata cultivar TDr96_F1 unplaced genomic scaffold, TDr96_F1_v2_PseudoChromosome.rev07_lg8_w22 25.fasta BLBR01002023.1, whole genome shotgun sequence genome:
atatatatctaacaccctccctcaaactcaaggtggatcatgcgtcttgagtttggataacatgaatagatgTTGATCGCGCGTTTGTGCTTTGGTAAAGAAATCAGCCACCTGGACCTCTGTAGGAAGAAAGTGAAGTGACACAGCCTGGGCACGTACATGACATCGAGTGAAGTGGGCATCCACACCtatgtgtttggtcagctcatgcttgaccggatcTGTAGCAATCTGAAGTGGCCCAGTACTGTCACAGTGAACAGGAATAGGAGAAGTGATCAGTATACCAAAATCCTACAGAATCGAATGAAGCCAACGGACCTCCTGGACAGTAGACGCTAAtgcacgaacctcagcctcagcacTGGACTTGGCAATAGTATTctgtttcttggtcttccaaacaacaagggAAGACCCAAGAAATATACAGTAGCCAGTGACAGAAACTCGATCATTAGGAgaactagcccaagtagcatcaaaATAAGCCTGTAACTGAAGAGTGGACTGACGTGAATAGAATAGACCACGCAAGACAGTGCCACGAAGATAGCGCAACACCCGGATAAGATGACCATAGTGAACAGAAGTGGGGGCCACAACAAACTGACTGAGAATGTGAACAGCATGAGAAATGTCAGGACGTGTGATGGCTAAGTATACCAAACTGCCAACAAGATGGCGATAGCGAGAAGGATCAGATAAGGGGATCCCATCAGACGCACGAACCTGCAAATGtaactccatcggtgtagcaGCAGTACGAGTATCTGTCAAACCAGATCGAGCAAGGAGATATAGAGTGTAACGCTGCTGAGATAAACGATAGCCATCAGGATGGGAAGTGATCTCAATGCCCAAGAAGTATCGAAGCGGACCTAGATCAATCATCAAGAATGTCTCACACAATTTTTGCTTCACAAAGGTAATATGAGCAGAATCATTCCCAGTAAGGATCATGTCATCTACATACAGAAGGAGAATGGTA
Encoded here:
- the LOC120257335 gene encoding uncharacterized mitochondrial protein AtMg00810-like, translating into MHTVRTLVAIAVVRGWVLYQLDVKNAFLHGELKEEVYMTPPPGLVCLRGFVCRLRRSSLWSQTVLHVPRFERFKDRRLGSAGFTRAYMIWQSSYILHLEVVPFSFCPLRYFLGIEITSHPDGYRLSQQRYTLYLLARSGLTDTRTAATPMELHLQVRASDGIPLSDPSRYRHLVGSLVYLAITRPDISHAVHILSQFVVAPTSVHYGHLIRVLRYLRGTVLRGLFYSRQSTLQLQAYFDATWASSPNDRVSVTGYCIFLGSSLVVWKTKKQNTIAKSSAEAEVRALASTVQEVRWLHSIL